One part of the Mariniblastus fucicola genome encodes these proteins:
- a CDS encoding sensor histidine kinase — MRWPLKNQILIRMLVLLLVAVASLTYASIHSTISAHRKAELDSLSRIVELMSTTKFPLTPAVLENMKLLSGAEFAFGDGKGNVLSKTSGSPSLPREGVGLTTESEQATSARVIEDSDRSWYHESISDVRDPLNPASPRVLHIFVSRQTARSVWIDASKTPLMIAASVMLLAVLLSLALANQVTRPLATLNQQVRKIAQGDVQQIPAVSRNDEIRDLNTSINEMAVKLEDHETQLRKNERLRTMVQFGSSMAHHLRNSATGCKMAIQLLASEKKIGDDENFLVALRQLELMDSFIKKFMLFANAPESGETQAARESNPKAVLENVIFLLRPSADHLNVELSVRSESDQSTIEMTEEDAQQLMMNLISNAIRAASERLASSSAARGGLVEVELFVQDGRFVFQVADNGAGPPENVVETMFDPFVTGSKEGTGLGLSLVKEIAARSGGNVDWSRENGMTIFRFEAESIQGKAI; from the coding sequence GTGCGGTGGCCGCTTAAAAATCAGATTCTGATTCGCATGCTCGTGCTATTGCTGGTGGCAGTCGCTTCGTTGACCTACGCAAGTATTCACTCGACGATTTCAGCCCACCGGAAAGCAGAGCTGGATTCGTTGTCGCGAATCGTTGAGTTGATGTCGACGACAAAGTTTCCCTTGACGCCGGCGGTTCTTGAGAACATGAAGCTGCTTTCTGGAGCCGAGTTTGCGTTTGGCGATGGCAAGGGGAATGTACTTTCAAAGACTTCCGGATCGCCGTCTTTGCCTCGCGAAGGTGTCGGGCTTACGACCGAATCTGAACAGGCAACGTCGGCTCGCGTGATCGAGGACAGCGACAGGTCGTGGTATCACGAATCGATTTCGGATGTTCGTGATCCATTGAATCCCGCATCGCCCCGAGTGCTACACATTTTTGTCTCTCGCCAAACTGCCAGATCGGTGTGGATCGATGCGAGTAAAACGCCGCTGATGATTGCCGCATCTGTCATGTTGTTGGCCGTCCTGCTCAGCCTCGCACTTGCCAATCAGGTGACGCGTCCGTTGGCGACTCTCAATCAACAGGTGCGAAAAATCGCTCAAGGAGACGTTCAGCAAATCCCGGCTGTCAGTCGCAACGATGAGATCCGGGACCTCAATACATCGATCAACGAGATGGCGGTCAAGCTGGAGGATCACGAGACGCAGTTGCGGAAGAATGAGCGGCTGAGAACGATGGTCCAATTCGGCAGCAGCATGGCTCATCATTTGCGAAACTCGGCTACCGGTTGCAAGATGGCGATACAATTGCTGGCCTCGGAAAAGAAGATTGGCGACGACGAAAATTTTCTGGTCGCCTTGCGTCAGCTGGAGTTGATGGACAGCTTCATCAAAAAGTTCATGTTGTTCGCCAACGCTCCGGAATCTGGCGAAACTCAGGCTGCACGCGAGTCCAATCCGAAAGCGGTCCTCGAGAATGTGATCTTTCTGCTTCGCCCATCAGCTGACCATCTCAATGTTGAGTTGTCGGTTCGTAGTGAATCGGATCAGTCAACCATTGAAATGACGGAAGAGGACGCTCAGCAGTTGATGATGAACTTAATCAGCAACGCCATTCGGGCGGCCAGTGAGAGATTGGCTTCGTCGAGTGCGGCACGAGGTGGGCTCGTCGAAGTTGAGCTTTTCGTGCAAGATGGTCGGTTCGTTTTCCAAGTGGCGGACAATGGTGCGGGGCCACCTGAAAATGTTGTCGAAACCATGTTCGATCCTTTCGTGACGGGTTCCAAAGAAGGAACCGGTTTGGGGCTATCGCTGGTGAAAGAGATCGCTGCCAGGTCTGGCGGAAACGTTGATTGGTCACGCGAGAACGGGATGACGATTTTCCGCTTCGAAGCAGAATCCATCCAGGGAAAGGCGATTTGA
- a CDS encoding sigma-54-dependent transcriptional regulator — translation MSRVLIIDDEESICWGLARLCEQMSLEHETASSAERGLELAEAASFDVIIMDVRLPGIDGLSAIEQFHKRFGKVPIIIITAFGDLDTAIGAIQKGAFEYIVKPFELEVVKSTIGQAIVANSLQDYSEPSQDLAEPSGEPEIGLVGSSAVMQEVFKQIALTTTSDAPVLITGESGTGKELTARSIHRFGSRSSGPFVAVNIAALSPSLVESELFGHVEGAFTGANSKRVGLVEQANGGSLFLDEIAEVSLDIQVKLLRVLDQGEVVPVGSNTAVKTDFRLISATHQDLLAQINHGEFRHDLLYRLRTFEVRLPPLRDRKDDIPELVEHFLRKSATADSVSPTPDFLDALKDRQWPGNVRELQSVVERAAAFSKSGFLSAEHLVSQDEKAFVAPENDSLETKIQTLVREWTRKNWNDSRIELLYEELISVIDPAILPTAFKLGDNQYSAASRRLGIHRTTLKKKLDEMQGDD, via the coding sequence ATGTCACGCGTTCTGATCATCGACGATGAAGAGAGTATTTGCTGGGGGTTGGCCAGGCTTTGCGAGCAAATGTCGCTTGAGCACGAGACGGCGTCGAGCGCCGAACGCGGCCTTGAGTTGGCAGAAGCAGCCAGTTTTGACGTGATCATCATGGATGTTCGCTTGCCCGGCATCGATGGGCTTTCTGCAATCGAGCAGTTCCACAAGCGATTCGGCAAAGTCCCGATCATTATTATCACGGCGTTCGGGGATTTGGATACAGCCATTGGCGCGATTCAAAAAGGGGCATTCGAGTACATCGTCAAGCCGTTTGAACTGGAGGTGGTTAAATCGACGATTGGTCAGGCCATCGTCGCCAACAGTTTGCAGGACTACTCCGAACCGTCCCAGGATCTTGCCGAACCATCTGGCGAACCAGAGATTGGGTTGGTTGGATCGTCCGCGGTGATGCAAGAGGTGTTCAAGCAGATTGCGTTGACGACGACATCCGACGCTCCGGTTTTGATTACCGGTGAAAGCGGCACCGGGAAAGAGCTGACGGCGAGGTCGATTCACCGGTTTGGCTCGCGTTCGTCAGGACCGTTTGTGGCGGTGAACATTGCGGCGCTCAGCCCGTCGCTGGTCGAGAGCGAGCTCTTCGGACACGTCGAAGGCGCCTTCACCGGTGCGAATTCGAAGCGCGTTGGACTGGTTGAACAAGCCAACGGTGGCTCTCTGTTTCTGGACGAAATCGCAGAAGTGTCGCTCGACATTCAAGTCAAACTACTGAGGGTTCTGGACCAGGGCGAAGTCGTCCCAGTGGGTTCAAACACTGCTGTTAAAACGGACTTTCGCCTGATTTCTGCGACGCATCAGGACTTGTTGGCTCAGATCAATCACGGCGAATTCCGACACGATTTGCTTTATCGATTGCGAACGTTCGAAGTCCGACTTCCTCCATTGCGAGATCGAAAGGATGACATTCCCGAACTGGTTGAGCATTTTCTGCGCAAATCTGCGACGGCCGATTCCGTATCGCCAACTCCTGATTTTCTCGACGCGTTGAAAGATCGCCAATGGCCGGGAAATGTTCGCGAACTCCAGAGCGTCGTCGAACGAGCGGCCGCATTTTCAAAAAGCGGCTTCCTGTCGGCCGAACACCTCGTCAGTCAGGATGAGAAAGCGTTTGTCGCGCCGGAGAACGATTCGCTGGAGACGAAAATCCAGACGCTCGTCCGTGAATGGACTCGGAAAAACTGGAATGACAGTCGAATCGAGCTGCTCTATGAGGAACTCATTTCTGTGATCGACCCAGCGATCCTGCCGACTGCTTTCAAGCTCGGAGACAACCAGTATTCAGCTGCGTCGCGGCGACTGGGAATACATCGAACGACCCTCAAGAAGAAGCTTGATGAGATGCAGGGTGACGATTAG
- a CDS encoding DUF1501 domain-containing protein → MSQLKRREFLYGLGATLGSVAMTSMLSADETAAKAAVEQSPLAPKKPLLKPRAKNVIMLFMEGGPSHIDTFDPKPDLSSIHLKESKRTAGLATGKRFYVGSPFKSRKVGQSGIEMTDQWKFLADPEVADELCVYRGCKAESLNHPEALLHMNTGSRLGGDPGLGSWVTYGLGSENQNLPGYVVMTELALPQAGPANWTNGFLPAYYQGTRLRSKGSPILDLNPPSFKSRSHQRKALDMLAKLNADHAARHPEHADLKARMESYELAYRMQMSVPGVVDIKSEPEHVRQAYGLDRKETAEFGRQCLMARRLVEKGVRFVQIFSGGWDSHDYLEKGHSSRIASVDQPIAALIKDLKQRGMLEDTLVVWTGEFGRTPDNNYRGGVTSLGRGHNADAMNMWFAGGGTKAGTVVGATDEIGAEAVDCVHPIRDVHITMLHLLGLDDNKLTYFHGGRYKQLSQFGGELIPEIIA, encoded by the coding sequence ATGAGCCAACTTAAACGACGCGAATTCCTGTATGGCCTGGGCGCCACTCTTGGTTCAGTCGCAATGACTTCGATGCTTAGCGCCGACGAAACGGCAGCCAAAGCAGCTGTCGAGCAGTCTCCGCTGGCTCCGAAGAAACCGCTGCTCAAACCGCGAGCGAAGAATGTCATCATGCTTTTCATGGAAGGCGGACCTTCGCACATCGACACGTTCGACCCCAAGCCTGACTTGAGTTCGATCCACCTGAAAGAATCTAAGCGTACGGCTGGTTTGGCGACGGGTAAGCGATTTTACGTCGGAAGCCCGTTCAAATCTCGCAAAGTTGGACAGTCCGGCATCGAGATGACGGATCAGTGGAAGTTTCTCGCCGATCCGGAAGTCGCAGACGAGCTCTGCGTTTATCGAGGTTGCAAGGCCGAGTCGCTGAATCACCCGGAAGCGTTGCTGCACATGAACACAGGCAGTCGATTGGGCGGAGATCCAGGGCTTGGTTCGTGGGTGACCTATGGATTGGGTTCGGAAAACCAAAACTTGCCTGGCTATGTCGTTATGACGGAACTGGCGTTGCCGCAAGCCGGACCTGCGAACTGGACGAACGGTTTTCTCCCCGCGTATTATCAGGGAACTCGTTTGCGTTCAAAGGGCTCTCCAATCCTGGACTTGAATCCACCGTCATTCAAGTCGCGTTCGCATCAGCGCAAGGCGCTGGACATGCTGGCCAAACTCAATGCCGACCACGCCGCGCGACACCCGGAACACGCGGACCTGAAAGCTCGCATGGAGAGCTATGAGTTGGCTTACCGAATGCAGATGTCGGTGCCTGGCGTCGTTGATATCAAGAGCGAGCCCGAACATGTACGACAGGCGTATGGGCTGGATCGAAAGGAGACTGCAGAGTTCGGTCGCCAGTGCCTGATGGCGAGGCGACTGGTCGAAAAAGGCGTCCGGTTTGTGCAAATCTTCTCCGGAGGATGGGACAGCCATGACTATCTGGAAAAAGGCCACTCTTCCCGAATCGCGAGTGTCGACCAACCGATCGCGGCGTTGATCAAGGACCTGAAACAACGTGGAATGCTCGAAGACACGCTTGTCGTTTGGACAGGCGAGTTTGGTCGGACTCCTGACAACAACTATCGCGGTGGCGTGACGTCACTTGGTCGAGGCCACAACGCGGACGCCATGAACATGTGGTTCGCAGGCGGTGGGACGAAAGCAGGAACGGTAGTCGGTGCGACGGATGAGATCGGCGCCGAAGCGGTTGACTGTGTGCATCCGATTCGCGACGTGCACATTACGATGTTGCATCTGCTTGGTCTGGACGACAACAAGCTGACTTACTTCCACGGTGGACGCTACAAACAGCTGTCCCAGTTTGGAGGAGAGTTGATCCCGGAGATCATTGCCTGA
- a CDS encoding PSD1 and planctomycete cytochrome C domain-containing protein, producing the protein MKLSVKLLFGIFALAFLFAESASAQDDADRLFTLRVLPVMKEKCFGCHGSDREDIRGDYDMLTREALIAGGETGDPAVIVGNAHESPLYTAILWEDMEMPPKETDRLSEEETEYFREWIEAGAPWPSEVVQREIQKELWKIRENEEGIIFDHSGGTSEDWTYRRYQKDEVWAFSPLQEVEPQASSANQNPIDGFINSKLAEAGLSAASKADARTLIRRATYDLTGLPPTPGETSDFIRATEADGEKAWSDLVDRLLDSDHYGERWAQHWLDVVRYADTSGFSNDYERSNAWRYRDYVIRAFNDDKPFNEFVMEQLAGDELRPDDPEAKIATGMLRMGPWGTQMIPQPEARQIFLDDLVHNVGQSFLSMPMRCCKCHDHKFDPMPTRDYYRMYATFATTQPAEIEVEFLPEENLEGFEEKKKLVKELLDYATAKKKEIIDKQEDAAKKWYAEHDLPYKNEKERVKDPEDQKPPRHVGLTPEEQGKKKVREQDVWIWERRMERYQPMAQGVYNGQDDWKNGRKLRVAKKIKKNWRPENFILAGGALEAKGDPVQPGVLSPVGLPVDPTAADPWAITDNLEGRRLAFAKWVADDRNPLTARSIVNRIWQYHFGKGIVKTANNFGVKGAKPTHPELLDWLTKDFVENGWKIKRLHRMILTSDVYRRSGKPVDAEKQAAVDPDNKLLATWQPRRLTAEELRDTTLLISGELNREMGGVPIMPEINMEVALQPRMIQFSIAPAHQPSRTPAERNRRTIYAYRVRGQADPMLEIMNQPNPNESCEMRDSAAVTPQAFTLLNSDTMTDRSIALALRLQKENKDDLEKQVAQAIRLAFNRAATDQEKANFLAYLKEMQDYHAENEPEEIKYPTQVVRSLVEEFTGEPFEFIEKLNVYEDYIPDPKPWTVSAETRALADLCLVLMNSNEFLYVY; encoded by the coding sequence ATGAAACTTTCAGTCAAATTGCTATTCGGCATTTTCGCACTTGCGTTTTTGTTCGCGGAATCTGCGTCAGCCCAGGATGATGCTGATCGTCTGTTCACGCTTCGCGTCCTTCCCGTGATGAAGGAGAAGTGTTTTGGTTGCCATGGGTCGGACCGGGAAGACATCCGCGGCGACTATGACATGCTGACTCGCGAGGCGTTGATCGCCGGGGGAGAAACTGGCGACCCTGCCGTCATTGTCGGCAACGCCCACGAAAGCCCGCTGTATACGGCGATTCTCTGGGAAGACATGGAAATGCCTCCGAAGGAAACCGATCGGTTGTCGGAAGAAGAAACGGAGTATTTCCGCGAGTGGATCGAGGCCGGTGCGCCGTGGCCGAGCGAAGTAGTTCAGCGCGAGATTCAGAAAGAGCTTTGGAAAATTCGCGAGAACGAAGAAGGCATCATTTTTGACCACAGCGGTGGGACGTCAGAAGACTGGACGTATCGTCGCTATCAAAAAGATGAAGTCTGGGCCTTCAGTCCCTTGCAGGAAGTCGAGCCGCAAGCCAGTTCAGCGAACCAGAATCCGATCGACGGTTTCATCAATTCGAAACTTGCCGAAGCCGGACTGTCTGCGGCCAGCAAAGCCGATGCCCGCACTCTGATTCGCCGAGCGACCTACGACCTTACGGGGCTTCCACCGACTCCAGGTGAAACGTCCGACTTTATCCGCGCCACCGAAGCCGATGGCGAAAAAGCCTGGTCGGACCTCGTGGATCGCTTGCTCGACAGCGATCACTACGGCGAACGCTGGGCTCAACATTGGCTGGACGTCGTCCGCTATGCCGATACATCCGGATTCTCGAATGACTACGAGCGTTCAAACGCGTGGCGGTATCGCGACTATGTCATTCGCGCGTTCAACGATGACAAACCGTTCAACGAGTTTGTGATGGAACAACTTGCTGGCGACGAACTTCGCCCGGACGATCCGGAAGCAAAAATTGCGACGGGCATGTTGCGGATGGGTCCATGGGGAACGCAAATGATTCCTCAACCGGAAGCCCGTCAGATTTTCCTGGACGATTTGGTGCACAATGTCGGCCAATCATTTCTGTCGATGCCGATGCGATGCTGCAAGTGCCACGATCATAAATTCGATCCGATGCCGACCCGTGATTACTATCGAATGTACGCCACGTTCGCGACAACACAACCCGCAGAGATCGAAGTCGAATTTCTCCCAGAAGAGAATCTTGAGGGATTCGAGGAAAAGAAAAAGCTGGTCAAGGAACTGCTGGATTACGCGACGGCGAAGAAGAAAGAGATCATTGACAAGCAGGAAGACGCCGCCAAAAAGTGGTATGCCGAACACGACTTGCCGTACAAGAACGAGAAGGAACGGGTCAAGGATCCTGAAGATCAAAAGCCGCCGCGGCATGTCGGTTTGACTCCCGAAGAACAGGGCAAGAAGAAAGTCCGCGAACAGGATGTCTGGATTTGGGAGCGACGGATGGAGCGTTACCAGCCGATGGCTCAAGGCGTCTACAACGGCCAGGATGACTGGAAAAACGGTCGCAAACTCCGCGTCGCCAAAAAGATCAAGAAGAACTGGCGGCCCGAGAACTTTATTCTTGCCGGCGGTGCTCTGGAGGCCAAAGGCGATCCGGTCCAACCTGGCGTACTCAGCCCCGTTGGCTTGCCTGTCGACCCGACGGCTGCTGATCCTTGGGCAATCACGGACAATCTGGAAGGCCGACGTCTGGCGTTCGCGAAGTGGGTTGCTGACGACCGGAATCCGTTGACGGCTCGTTCGATCGTGAACCGAATTTGGCAGTATCACTTCGGGAAAGGCATCGTTAAAACTGCGAACAATTTCGGTGTCAAAGGAGCCAAACCGACGCATCCGGAACTTTTGGACTGGTTAACCAAGGACTTCGTTGAAAACGGATGGAAAATCAAGCGACTCCATCGAATGATCCTGACTTCTGACGTTTACCGTCGTAGCGGCAAACCGGTCGATGCGGAGAAACAGGCGGCCGTTGATCCGGACAACAAACTGCTGGCGACGTGGCAACCGCGGCGGTTGACGGCTGAAGAACTTCGGGACACGACGTTGTTAATCAGTGGCGAGCTGAACCGGGAGATGGGCGGCGTGCCGATCATGCCAGAGATCAACATGGAGGTCGCGTTGCAGCCTCGAATGATCCAGTTCTCGATTGCTCCTGCTCATCAACCTTCGCGAACTCCAGCCGAACGAAACCGCCGCACGATCTACGCCTATCGAGTCCGCGGCCAGGCCGATCCAATGTTGGAGATCATGAACCAGCCGAACCCAAATGAATCTTGCGAGATGCGGGACTCGGCAGCGGTGACTCCTCAGGCATTCACGTTGCTCAACAGCGACACGATGACGGACCGTTCAATTGCGTTGGCGTTGCGTTTGCAAAAAGAGAACAAAGACGACCTTGAGAAGCAGGTTGCTCAAGCGATTCGTCTGGCTTTTAATCGTGCGGCGACGGATCAAGAGAAAGCAAACTTTCTTGCATACCTGAAGGAGATGCAGGATTACCACGCGGAGAACGAGCCTGAAGAGATCAAGTATCCAACTCAGGTGGTTCGGTCGCTGGTCGAAGAGTTTACAGGCGAACCGTTTGAGTTCATTGAGAAGCTGAACGTTTACGAGGACTACATTCCGGATCCGAAACCCTGGACGGTTTCAGCGGAGACTCGTGCGTTGGCGGATCTATGTTTGGTGCTGATGAATTCGAACGAGTTTTTATACGTGTACTAG
- a CDS encoding LamG-like jellyroll fold domain-containing protein: protein MNDSLRDELESLLFDWDAGTLGDAGIDRVREILRSDESARAAYLQHQLLNAAMGLDASSRLDADSGTISQVSEPELDLAKQNIPSALPSDHFFRVSLWAVAATTLLFCGLLGRLAYLEFSDSDTVAATEAIEEVTSSGVALVTQLVDVEFEPDQVSLDVGDALMPGPIAIKSGFAQIEFFCGATLIVEGPAEIDLKSSVLASVTSGKFRAQVPPAARGFSIEVDDMKVVDLGTEFGLAVTENGADIQVFDGEIEVHSPQSDKRLLTTGQAIVRNSVGEFSTGKITPDRFVDIASMESRADGQQTQRYEAWKTLSNRLSRDPRVVAYYSFDEQGAWDRKLHSSVRPDNDELDGAIVGAGKVNGRWPAKSGLEFKRPGDRVRVRIPGEFDSLTFACWVKIDSLDRWYNSLFLTDNYNEGEPHWQILDTGQLFFSVRHKPDDLNGQPIKGPTHQEVLSPPFWKPSMSGRWLHLATTYDADAGKTTHYLNGERIHEETIADQLVVRETRIGAASIGNWSIPTKPDAEFAVRNLNGSMDEFMILSDALSENEIREIYESGKP, encoded by the coding sequence ATGAATGATTCGCTCCGCGATGAACTTGAATCGCTGTTGTTCGACTGGGACGCTGGAACACTGGGCGACGCCGGGATCGATCGAGTTCGTGAGATCTTGCGATCCGATGAATCAGCCCGCGCCGCTTATCTTCAGCACCAATTGCTCAATGCGGCGATGGGGCTAGACGCGAGTTCAAGACTGGATGCAGATTCGGGAACGATTTCGCAAGTGAGTGAACCTGAGCTCGATTTAGCCAAACAAAACATTCCATCAGCGTTGCCGTCCGATCATTTTTTCCGCGTCAGCCTTTGGGCTGTTGCTGCGACGACGCTGCTTTTCTGTGGCCTACTTGGCCGGTTGGCGTATTTGGAATTTTCCGATAGCGACACTGTTGCCGCGACGGAAGCGATCGAAGAGGTCACTTCTTCGGGCGTCGCTTTGGTGACTCAGTTGGTAGATGTTGAGTTCGAGCCGGATCAGGTGTCTCTCGATGTCGGCGACGCTTTGATGCCCGGACCGATCGCGATCAAATCCGGTTTCGCACAGATTGAGTTCTTTTGTGGCGCGACGCTGATCGTGGAAGGCCCCGCTGAAATTGACCTGAAGTCTTCTGTTTTGGCGAGCGTGACCTCCGGAAAGTTTCGCGCTCAAGTCCCGCCGGCGGCTCGTGGATTTTCAATCGAGGTCGACGACATGAAAGTTGTCGACTTGGGGACCGAGTTTGGACTCGCGGTTACCGAAAACGGAGCTGACATTCAGGTTTTCGATGGCGAAATCGAAGTCCATTCTCCTCAATCAGACAAACGCCTTTTGACGACAGGACAGGCAATCGTTCGCAATTCGGTGGGTGAATTCAGTACCGGAAAGATCACCCCTGATCGCTTCGTTGACATCGCGTCGATGGAGTCACGTGCCGACGGTCAACAGACACAGCGTTACGAAGCGTGGAAAACGTTGTCGAATAGGCTCAGCCGCGATCCGAGAGTGGTTGCGTACTATTCGTTCGATGAACAGGGAGCTTGGGACAGGAAACTACACAGCAGCGTCCGTCCGGACAACGATGAACTGGACGGTGCGATTGTGGGTGCGGGCAAAGTCAACGGGCGTTGGCCAGCGAAATCGGGACTGGAGTTCAAGCGACCAGGCGATCGGGTTCGCGTCCGAATCCCTGGCGAGTTTGATTCGCTTACGTTCGCTTGCTGGGTGAAGATCGACAGCCTGGATCGTTGGTACAACTCGTTGTTCCTGACAGACAACTACAACGAAGGCGAGCCTCACTGGCAGATTCTCGACACCGGTCAGCTGTTCTTTTCTGTGCGACACAAGCCGGATGATCTGAACGGACAACCGATCAAGGGACCGACTCACCAGGAAGTTCTATCGCCACCGTTTTGGAAGCCTTCGATGAGCGGACGTTGGCTCCATTTGGCGACGACTTACGATGCCGATGCTGGCAAAACAACACATTACCTCAATGGCGAACGGATCCACGAAGAAACGATTGCGGATCAATTGGTCGTTAGAGAAACAAGAATTGGCGCTGCGTCGATTGGCAACTGGTCGATTCCGACCAAGCCCGATGCGGAGTTCGCGGTTCGCAATCTGAACGGAAGCATGGATGAGTTCATGATCCTTTCCGATGCGTTGAGCGAAAATGAAATCAGGGAGATTTACGAAAGTGGCAAACCGTAA
- a CDS encoding sigma-70 family RNA polymerase sigma factor: protein MAPSEKSERFVSLLTEHQNRIYGYVYSLLGDHSRASDVVQEVNLTLWRKIDEFEDDRPFLPWAFGVARFQVLAHLRDRKRDRLLLDAELAESLSGQLEKSATQIDSVRVALRGCLQELSPSNRQLIEERYFKALPVEQVAQTSDRTVGAIKVALLRIRRQLAQCVQKRSAMEGLA, encoded by the coding sequence ATGGCCCCATCAGAAAAATCCGAGCGATTCGTCAGCCTCCTGACGGAACATCAAAACCGGATTTATGGGTACGTCTATTCTTTGCTGGGCGATCACAGTCGCGCTTCGGATGTGGTGCAGGAAGTCAATCTGACTTTGTGGCGAAAGATCGATGAGTTCGAGGACGATCGACCGTTTCTTCCGTGGGCGTTCGGCGTCGCAAGGTTTCAGGTGCTGGCTCATCTTCGTGATCGCAAACGAGATCGACTGCTTTTGGACGCGGAGCTTGCGGAAAGCCTCAGCGGCCAACTTGAAAAATCGGCGACTCAAATCGATTCCGTTCGCGTCGCGTTGCGTGGCTGCTTGCAAGAACTGAGTCCTTCGAACCGACAGTTGATTGAGGAGCGATATTTTAAAGCTCTGCCTGTCGAGCAAGTTGCCCAGACGTCAGATCGCACTGTTGGCGCGATCAAGGTGGCGCTGCTTCGAATTCGCAGGCAACTAGCGCAATGCGTGCAAAAGCGATCCGCGATGGAGGGCTTGGCATGA
- a CDS encoding lipoprotein N-acyltransferase Lnb domain-containing protein, translating into MLFVKRLLISLCHVLAWISVLAFFLWAVGAVWHFDLLPQPISSPLSVALVIAACALFARLNPKRTWLTFAGATVFAVWLISLLQQPTHNRDWIAGQAELSQVAYEGDQVTIKKFRHNVYRSASDYDVHRSELNFRLSQLSRVWFIVQRFSASEGLAHVFLSFEIAPYDGGAARYFSVSVEIRREQDESFSPIQGLYRRYELNYVFGAEQDLIGVRTVMRPDDRVFMYPVNATPQQVQRLFARIADRTNQIYDRPEFYHTMLNNCMNGILRHTAKLTPVEISWFDPKIILPGYSDRFAYEKGIIGSREQSFDLLQQACRIDVRAREFGIADGFSEAIRKPAN; encoded by the coding sequence GTGCTGTTCGTCAAACGCCTTCTGATCTCACTTTGCCATGTTCTCGCATGGATCAGTGTGCTTGCCTTTTTCCTGTGGGCCGTCGGAGCAGTTTGGCATTTCGATCTGCTGCCACAGCCAATCAGTTCACCCCTGTCGGTCGCTCTGGTCATCGCCGCTTGCGCATTGTTCGCTCGGCTGAATCCGAAACGAACGTGGCTGACCTTCGCCGGCGCTACCGTGTTCGCGGTCTGGTTGATCTCGCTGTTGCAACAACCGACGCACAATCGTGATTGGATCGCCGGACAAGCGGAACTTTCGCAAGTCGCGTATGAAGGCGATCAGGTTACAATCAAAAAGTTCCGGCACAACGTTTACCGTAGCGCGTCCGACTACGATGTGCATCGCAGCGAACTCAATTTTCGGCTTTCTCAGCTGAGTCGAGTCTGGTTCATCGTGCAGCGATTCTCCGCGAGCGAAGGGTTGGCTCATGTGTTCCTCAGCTTCGAAATCGCTCCGTATGACGGAGGTGCCGCAAGATACTTTTCCGTTTCGGTCGAGATTCGACGCGAACAGGACGAGTCGTTTTCGCCGATCCAGGGCCTCTATCGACGCTACGAATTGAACTACGTTTTTGGTGCCGAACAGGACCTGATCGGAGTCCGTACGGTGATGCGTCCTGACGACCGGGTGTTCATGTATCCGGTCAACGCGACGCCGCAACAGGTTCAGCGTTTGTTCGCACGGATCGCCGACCGTACGAATCAAATTTACGATCGGCCCGAGTTCTATCACACGATGTTGAACAATTGCATGAATGGAATTCTGAGGCACACGGCGAAACTGACTCCGGTGGAAATCAGCTGGTTCGATCCAAAAATAATTCTACCCGGCTACTCCGACCGGTTTGCGTACGAAAAGGGCATCATTGGCTCACGTGAACAGAGTTTTGATTTGCTGCAACAGGCCTGTCGCATCGACGTCAGAGCCCGCGAATTCGGCATTGCCGACGGTTTTTCCGAAGCGATCCGAAAACCGGCGAACTGA